Sequence from the Cryptococcus neoformans var. grubii H99 chromosome 3, complete sequence genome:
TCAGGGAAAGCATTTGGTTCGTGACTTGCATCCTTTTTACGTTATCAATAACGACgcttttgaagatgatgagtaGAGCGAATGAAACTTACCCAATGACGGTAAACTTGACTAACTCTCTCTTGCCAAAGAACTCGCCAGTCTTCTTATTCCTCCATCTACCCGCTTCCTTCATTTCCATCTCGTTCTTATCAACATACTCAACTTCACTACCATCTAGGCTTTTTGTTTCAACGACTTCGTCGGTTTCCTCAAATTCATAGAGGTCGGCGGGAATGTGCTGGATAGGGATAGAAACGTTGAAAGCGCcagcgaagatgagggacAGATGGGAcggggaggagatggagtgAATACCATCTGATGGCAAAGTCAGCTTATATCTAATATATTAACAGAAAAGCCATAGACACACGAAGTTTTTGTCCAATCTTTGGAGCCCAGTAGATGGCATGGAATTCAACGTTGACAACCTCAAAGGGACACTCATTTATAATCTTCGCagtatcatcatcgaagCTATGGTCCCAATGGGCGATGAGAACACCCTTCACTTCCGGCACATATCTATTGATTTTATTAGCCTCTTTACCATACTCGAGACCTGGATCTCACTCACTGCATGATCATCCCATCCAGCTGATCCCTCACACCCGCCATAACATCACCAGCAAACTTGGGAGGTACGCTTAacctcattctcatctctctATGCTCAAATGGAGATTTCTCCCCCTTTTCATGCTTTTCGCTCTTGAACTTTTTGTCCTTTTTCAACTTGGACTTGTCGCTGTGATGTTTTTCTCTGTGGTGTTTTTCCTTGGACTTGTCCTTCTTGtgtttggaagaggatgcgGTGGCGTTTGCGGCGGACATGACTGTCTGCTATTGTACAAGGTTTCCCAAGTATTGTCCAGGAATATGTAGATGCAGAGAGGTTGTTCAGAGGCAGGAGGAAAAAACTGAAAGTTACCGGTGGAAGTCGTGATGTCATGACAAAATTTCCCTCTCAACTTTGATAAACATTTCGAACGAATGAAGTGAAGTATTCTTAAACCGACGAATGGATGATGTCTCCTATGTCAAGCACCGAATATCTGTGCCTCAAAATCTGTTTTTAAAATCCTTCAGGTGGTAAATTTGACGACTCCGAAACCAATTTCCCCAAATGCCGTTCCTCCCACGAGCATCATTCCCGTTTTCGCCTAACACCCCTTCGTGGTTCGCCGGCCACATGGCTCGATCTCTTCGCGAATTGCCTCCGTTACTGGAGAACATCAACCTTGTCATCGAGGCTCGTGATGCTCGGTTACCACTTACAAGTATCAATCCGATTTTTGACGGGGTTTTGAGGCGGTGGAAAGCTAGAGCCAaggtggaaggagagagagaaagaatcGTCGTTTACACGAAAAGGGCTTTGGCTGAAGCCAGGTTTGAAGGAGTAAGTTATCCATCTCAGACTGGAGCTATAGCATTTAATGACATACTTGGTGCTATACTAAAGCCCTTGACAAGAGCCTTTATGCAAAATGCCAACCAAAAGATCATGTTCGCGGACACTCGTAAAAATCCAGACATCTCTCACATTCTGCGTTACGCTGTCGGTGGGTCTTCTCTACTCTCCTAGTCATGCCATCATTCTCTAACCAACGGCCTTGCAGATCTTGCTCAAAAGTCTGCTCCTTTCTCCCCAACATACTCTATCCTTGTTCTTGGTATGCCCAACGTCGGCAAATCATCGCTATTGAACGCCCTTCGCCGAGTTGGCCTGCGCAAGGGCAAGGCGTTCCAGACTGGTGCTCTAGCAGGTGTGACCAAAAAGTTGACTGGAACGGTCAGAATATACGAGGAACCCCAGGTATATGTGTACGATACGCCTGGAGTCATGATGCCCTATCTGGGTAAGGGTGAGGAAGGTGGGGAGAAGGGCCTGAAACTGGCTTTAACAGGTGAGTATTGTGGCGCTTTATAGTCAATTTCTAGCTGAATTCCTTTTGTAGCGGGCATTAAGGAAGACTTATTTGAATTAGATGCCATTTCGGATTATCTCTTGTGGAAGTTGAACCGTCGCTACGTCTCAGAGCCATCGCGTGAGACACATCGTCAGCTCCTAGATATACAACTGGCTGATCTTTCACAGTCCCCTCTTACCTCTCTTCATTACCACTCCCACCCTCCTTCGAACCTACTGACCACCTTCCtactcttctttccgctTTATCCAATCGTTTAGCTGCGAAGCAAAAGGGCGGTGAGGAAGACTGGGAGAGTGTTATGCGATGGTTCGTGCGAGCATGGAGAGAAGGTAAGATGGGAGAATGGACACTGGACGAATTGGTGCCGTACCGACCAGTTGAAGTTTTATTGCCACACGAGGTGGAGAACATGCGCTTGGAAGGAGAAACCGTCGACCTCCCTGTAGCCGGCGTTCCAGAACGACAGATGTCGCAAGTAGAATTAGATGACCATGTCAGTGAGACCGTCACTGCATATCTCTCGAccctctcatcttcaacatctCTTGAAAACCCAGCCTCTGCCTCTCAGCAACGCAAAATATCCAAGTCTCAGCGTCTTCAAGAAAAGGATGCGAAGTTACGAGGAAAGGGTATCAatgtgaagaggagagaagagtggCAGCCGGGAGGTGTAGTGAGTGGGGgcaagagaaaagggatGAGTGTGAAGAGTACCATGGGTGCTGCCGGGAGAGCTGTCAGACGGCGAGGATAAACAAGTGTAAAGAAGCGGTAAAGATTTAGCACCCGCGCACGTCTCATATTTTTCATCACTGATAAGAACCGAGAAATTTCCTGCGTGTATGTATGTACGATTATTCTTTCCTATCCGTATACATTTCCTATTATTTTATACATTGCTCCAAATTTTGAGATATTTAATCAAGAGGATCATAGAACCTGCCATTAATCATTAGTTTCACCAGACTCGATTGGTCATGGTAGACTCACCAGCAAACCAGAGCAATAGATAGGTacgccatcatcatcacaaATCCTTCAAGATAGTTGGTTCGTCCATCAGAGATGGCGAAATTGACCAGCAAAACTGAAATCACCAAGGCCATACTGTTGGGAAAGCATCAATACCCAGACAGCATCATAGTTAAACACCCCGAACTTACGTTTCAAAAGTatcaaagaagagcaacATTGGCTGCCCGATTGCCCATCCGATAAGAACCAGAATTGGCAATAGACACAATGATACCTGGATACTACTACCAACCGCGATGCTCATCGAAAGATTCAGCTTGTCCTTGACCGATACCGTTACAGCAGTAATATGTTCGACGGAGTTACCGATCACAGGCAAAAGGATCAAACCAACAAACTCTCTTGAAACATTACCAGTGGCGG
This genomic interval carries:
- a CDS encoding DNA-directed RNA polymerase I subunit RPA43, whose product is MSAANATASSSKHKKDKSKEKHHREKHHSDKSKLKKDKKFKSEKHEKGEKSPFEHREMRMRLSVPPKFAGDVMAGVRDQLDGMIMQYVPEVKGVLIAHWDHSFDDDTAKIINECPFEVVNVEFHAIYWAPKIGQKLHGIHSISSPSHLSLIFAGAFNVSIPIQHIPADLYEFEETDEVVETKSLDGSEVEYVDKNEMEMKEAGRWRNKKTGEFFGKRELVKFTVIGMQVTNQMLSLTGSLLEDPSNPPPAPGIVAAPIMPSPSPSPEPQQLRPAKKARTQPQSQAKQADIKDEVDTSKMTARELKAYRKEEEKKKRDARKARKEGRMDDDAEGEEQGEGGSGTKRKADEQEGEKRKKKRE
- a CDS encoding mitochondrial GTPase 1; protein product: MPFLPRASFPFSPNTPSWFAGHMARSLRELPPLLENINLVIEARDARLPLTSINPIFDGVLRRWKARAKVEGERERIVVYTKRALAEARFEGPLTRAFMQNANQKIMFADTRKNPDISHILRYAVDLAQKSAPFSPTYSILVLGMPNVGKSSLLNALRRVGLRKGKAFQTGALAGVTKKLTGTVRIYEEPQVYVYDTPGVMMPYLGKGEEGGEKGLKLALTAGIKEDLFELDAISDYLLWKLNRRYVSEPSLPSYLSSLPLPPSFEPTDHLPTLLSALSNRLAAKQKGGEEDWESVMRWFVRAWREGKMGEWTLDELVPYRPVEVLLPHEVENMRLEGETVDLPVAGVPERQMSQVELDDHVSETVTAYLSTLSSSTSLENPASASQQRKISKSQRLQEKDAKLRGKGINVKRREEWQPGGVVSGGKRKGMSVKSTMGAAGRAVRRRG
- a CDS encoding mitochondrial GTPase 1, variant — its product is MQNANQKIMFADTRKNPDISHILRYAVDLAQKSAPFSPTYSILVLGMPNVGKSSLLNALRRVGLRKGKAFQTGALAGVTKKLTGTVRIYEEPQVYVYDTPGVMMPYLGKGEEGGEKGLKLALTAGIKEDLFELDAISDYLLWKLNRRYVSEPSLPSYLSSLPLPPSFEPTDHLPTLLSALSNRLAAKQKGGEEDWESVMRWFVRAWREGKMGEWTLDELVPYRPVEVLLPHEVENMRLEGETVDLPVAGVPERQMSQVELDDHVSETVTAYLSTLSSSTSLENPASASQQRKISKSQRLQEKDAKLRGKGINVKRREEWQPGGVVSGGKRKGMSVKSTMGAAGRAVRRRG